A window of Streptomyces sp. N50 contains these coding sequences:
- a CDS encoding APC family permease, producing MTSDSQLQVREVQTDKGLRSGALSMATSLILAVASAAPAYSLTATLAFVVGYVGFQAPAVVVLAFVPILFVSFGYAALNRRDPDCGTIFTWATRALNPNLGFLGGWAIIASFVLVIGSLAQVAGQYVFLLFGAEDIGSAPADWRVLLAGLGWLALMTLICYRGIEIAAAVQRALLFLEFSMLVALSAVALVKAYGGSAPTGARRPSLSWLNPFEGASLSAFVSALVLMLFIYWGWETALTVNEETTDRHRVPGRAATWSTVLLVALYLLATFAALSFAGIGDTGIGLNNPDNSGDVLYGFGTAVFGSSGFGSVLWHLLILMVLTSAAASTETTVLTLSRTMLSMGDQGALPRALARVHPRFRIPHVGTIAVGVVGAVVYVALNFLGHGLVLGDAVSACGVLIAFYYGLTGLTSAWVHRAGPRAKASDLWLAVVLPAIGGVVLLGAGAWSLVQAWDPVNSGTSWTLPFSSGSRVGGTFVIGTGTVVLGLLALLVCRRLYPTFFARRPAVAART from the coding sequence ATGACCTCTGATTCGCAACTCCAAGTGCGCGAGGTCCAGACGGACAAGGGCCTGCGCTCCGGCGCGCTCTCCATGGCCACCAGCCTGATCCTCGCCGTGGCGTCCGCGGCGCCCGCCTACAGCCTCACCGCCACCCTGGCCTTCGTCGTCGGCTACGTCGGCTTCCAGGCCCCGGCCGTGGTGGTACTCGCCTTCGTCCCGATCCTGTTCGTCTCCTTCGGCTACGCCGCGCTCAACCGGCGCGACCCGGACTGCGGCACGATCTTCACCTGGGCCACCCGCGCGCTGAACCCGAACCTCGGCTTCCTCGGCGGCTGGGCGATCATCGCCTCGTTCGTCCTCGTGATCGGCAGCCTCGCCCAGGTCGCGGGACAGTACGTGTTCCTGCTGTTCGGCGCGGAGGACATCGGTTCCGCACCGGCGGACTGGCGGGTCCTGCTGGCCGGCCTCGGCTGGCTCGCCCTGATGACCCTGATCTGCTATCGCGGCATCGAGATCGCGGCCGCAGTCCAACGAGCCCTGCTGTTCCTGGAGTTCAGCATGCTCGTGGCCCTCTCGGCCGTCGCACTCGTCAAGGCCTACGGCGGCTCCGCGCCGACCGGGGCCCGGCGGCCGAGCCTGTCCTGGCTCAACCCGTTCGAGGGCGCGTCCCTGAGCGCGTTCGTCAGCGCGCTGGTGCTGATGCTGTTCATCTACTGGGGCTGGGAGACGGCCCTCACCGTCAACGAGGAGACCACCGACCGGCACCGCGTCCCCGGCCGGGCCGCGACCTGGTCCACGGTGCTGCTGGTGGCGCTGTACCTCCTCGCCACGTTCGCCGCGCTCTCCTTCGCCGGCATCGGCGACACCGGCATCGGACTGAACAACCCGGACAACTCCGGGGACGTCCTGTACGGCTTCGGCACCGCGGTGTTCGGGTCGAGCGGATTCGGCTCGGTGCTGTGGCATCTGCTGATCCTCATGGTCCTCACCTCGGCCGCCGCCTCGACGGAGACGACCGTGCTGACCCTGAGCCGCACGATGCTGTCGATGGGCGATCAGGGCGCGCTGCCCCGCGCACTGGCCCGGGTGCACCCGCGCTTCCGCATCCCGCACGTGGGCACGATCGCGGTCGGCGTCGTCGGCGCGGTGGTGTACGTCGCGCTGAACTTCCTCGGCCACGGTCTCGTCCTCGGCGACGCGGTGTCCGCCTGCGGGGTGCTGATCGCGTTCTACTACGGGCTCACCGGACTCACCTCCGCCTGGGTGCACCGCGCGGGACCGCGCGCCAAGGCGTCGGATCTCTGGCTGGCCGTGGTGCTCCCCGCGATCGGCGGGGTCGTCCTGCTCGGCGCGGGCGCCTGGAGCCTGGTGCAGGCGTGGGATCCCGTCAACAGCGGTACGAGCTGGACCCTCCCGTTCTCCTCGGGCTCCCGCGTCGGCGGCACGTTCGTGATCGGCACCGGGACGGTCGTGCTGGGACTGCTCGCCCTCCTGGTCTGCCGACGCCTGTATCCCACGTTCTTCGCTCGTCGGCCGGCCGTGGCGGCCCGCACCTGA
- a CDS encoding acetate--CoA ligase family protein, whose amino-acid sequence MSFPQAFVDPSSVAVVGATEDRAKWGYWLATGALAGAGRRQVWLVNHRAAQVLGQSCRPTVDALPQAPDLVALCVPPRHVLPVVRDALAKGCRAFLSITAGLGADEAELAALLHESGARMIGPNSLGLFNAAAELRLAWGHFTHGRLAIVSQSGQLGSEIAGLGARAGLGVSRFYSVGNQLDVGAVDVLESLVSDDHTGTVALYLESFADGARIVTALEALRRAGKHALLLTTGASEGSRLLARSHTGSMTSALDVVDAACRAAGALRVATPRELVDTARVLDATAPPGGRRVAVISDSGGQAGIAADLAADRGLRAPVFTEPLQARLRELLPDAAAVSNPVDLAGAGEADLQVYARVTELVAASGEVDSIVLSGYLGRYGEDSPSLVDAESAVIDRLGRRRGTDEARVPLIVHSMSADSPAVARLREHRVPVFDTVDAALCALGHVTRLGAQAHPAPAREHRVPVLDTVDAALGALGHVTRLGAQARPAPAAGRIGAAVPAPGYWAARTFLTGLGIVMPEARRVTDAAGFAEACASLRPPLVLKAGWIEHKSEHRAVRTGLGPDTAAAVFREMYERLGPGEYVVEEQDTRPGVVELLIGARRDRDFGPTVTVGHGGVLAELWHDVAVELAPVDRRTAAGMLDRLRSRRLLDGWRGQPAVDLDALIDAVVTVSEAIAANPGVADIEVNPIRVGPEGAVAVDALVVPRTENVVAKAASEATGVYRHRETTEEQEASREHVH is encoded by the coding sequence GTGTCCTTTCCCCAGGCCTTCGTCGACCCCTCGTCCGTCGCCGTCGTCGGCGCAACCGAGGACCGCGCCAAATGGGGCTACTGGCTCGCCACCGGCGCCCTCGCGGGTGCCGGCCGGCGCCAGGTGTGGCTGGTCAACCACCGTGCCGCACAGGTCCTCGGTCAGTCCTGCCGTCCGACGGTGGACGCCCTGCCACAGGCCCCCGACCTCGTCGCCCTGTGCGTGCCGCCGCGACACGTCCTGCCCGTCGTCCGGGACGCGCTCGCCAAGGGGTGCCGCGCCTTCCTCTCGATCACGGCTGGACTCGGCGCCGACGAGGCCGAACTCGCCGCGCTGCTGCACGAGTCGGGAGCGCGGATGATCGGGCCGAACAGTCTCGGGCTGTTCAACGCCGCCGCCGAACTCCGGCTCGCCTGGGGGCACTTCACACACGGCAGGCTGGCGATCGTCTCGCAGAGCGGTCAGCTCGGCTCCGAGATCGCCGGCCTCGGCGCACGGGCCGGGCTGGGTGTGTCGCGCTTCTACTCGGTCGGCAACCAGCTCGACGTGGGAGCCGTCGACGTACTCGAATCGCTCGTCTCCGACGACCACACCGGCACCGTGGCGCTCTATCTGGAGAGCTTCGCCGACGGAGCACGGATCGTCACCGCCCTCGAAGCCCTCCGCCGCGCCGGCAAACACGCGCTGCTGCTCACCACCGGCGCCAGCGAGGGCAGCCGGCTTCTCGCGCGGTCCCATACGGGTTCGATGACCTCGGCCCTGGACGTCGTCGACGCCGCGTGCCGCGCGGCCGGAGCCCTCCGGGTAGCGACGCCGCGCGAACTCGTCGACACCGCGCGGGTGTTGGACGCGACCGCGCCTCCGGGCGGACGCCGGGTCGCCGTCATCAGCGACAGCGGCGGGCAGGCCGGGATCGCCGCCGACCTCGCCGCCGACCGGGGTCTGCGGGCGCCGGTCTTCACCGAGCCGCTCCAGGCGCGTCTGCGCGAACTGCTCCCCGACGCCGCGGCGGTGTCCAATCCGGTGGACCTCGCGGGCGCGGGAGAGGCGGACCTCCAGGTGTACGCACGGGTCACCGAACTGGTCGCCGCCTCCGGCGAGGTCGACTCGATCGTCCTGTCGGGATATCTCGGCCGCTACGGCGAGGACTCGCCAAGCCTCGTGGACGCCGAGTCCGCGGTGATCGACCGCCTCGGCCGACGCCGAGGGACGGACGAGGCGCGCGTGCCCCTGATCGTGCACAGCATGAGCGCCGACTCGCCCGCGGTCGCCCGGTTGCGGGAGCACCGCGTCCCGGTCTTCGACACCGTCGACGCGGCGCTGTGCGCACTCGGTCACGTGACCCGGCTGGGCGCACAGGCCCACCCCGCTCCGGCGCGGGAGCACCGCGTCCCGGTCCTCGACACCGTCGACGCGGCCCTGGGAGCGCTCGGCCACGTGACCCGGCTGGGCGCACAGGCCCGCCCCGCTCCGGCGGCCGGGCGGATCGGGGCGGCCGTTCCGGCGCCCGGCTACTGGGCGGCGCGGACGTTCCTCACGGGCCTCGGCATCGTGATGCCCGAGGCGAGGCGGGTCACCGACGCGGCCGGGTTCGCGGAGGCCTGCGCGTCCCTGCGGCCGCCGCTGGTGCTCAAGGCCGGCTGGATCGAGCACAAGAGCGAACACCGGGCCGTCAGAACGGGGTTGGGTCCGGACACCGCCGCCGCGGTGTTCCGCGAGATGTACGAGCGGCTCGGGCCCGGCGAGTACGTCGTCGAGGAGCAGGACACCCGGCCGGGCGTCGTCGAGCTGCTGATCGGCGCTCGCCGGGACCGCGACTTCGGTCCGACCGTGACCGTGGGGCACGGCGGGGTGCTCGCCGAGCTCTGGCACGACGTGGCCGTGGAACTGGCCCCGGTCGACCGGCGGACGGCGGCCGGGATGCTCGACCGCCTGCGCTCGCGCCGTCTGCTGGACGGCTGGCGGGGACAGCCCGCGGTCGATCTCGACGCGCTGATCGACGCCGTGGTCACCGTGTCCGAGGCGATCGCCGCCAACCCCGGCGTGGCGGACATCGAGGTCAACCCGATCCGGGTCGGGCCCGAGGGAGCCGTAGCCGTGGACGCACTCGTCGTCCCGCGTACCGAGAACGTCGTGGCGAAAGCCGCGAGTGAAGCAACCGGGGTGTACCGCCACCGGGAAACCACCGAGGAGCAGGAGGCATCACGTGAGCACGTCCACTGA
- a CDS encoding nitronate monooxygenase family protein: MTFRNEFTEMFGVEHPVVCGGMLAVGTAELISAVANAGALGFLSALTQPTPEALAREIARCRELTDRPFGVNLTILPTIEPVPYDDYRAVIIDSGVKVVETAGSNPAPHLPAFRRAGVKVVHKAVAVRHALKAEALGVDAVSIDGFECAGHPGQDDVPGLVLIPAAARRLRIPIIASGGFATGAGLVAALALGACAINMGTRFEATEEAPVHPNVKARIVANDERGTQIVFREFGNTARVARNAVSQDIARIGARPGAAFSDVAELASGKRGRQRVLREGDVEGGMWWAGQAQGLIDSVESCETVVSTIVADAEDIVRDRLRRQLAPTEAKLV, encoded by the coding sequence ATGACCTTTCGGAACGAGTTCACGGAGATGTTCGGGGTCGAACATCCCGTCGTGTGCGGCGGAATGCTCGCGGTGGGCACCGCCGAGCTGATTTCGGCCGTCGCGAACGCCGGCGCGCTGGGGTTCCTCAGCGCGCTGACCCAGCCCACCCCGGAGGCGCTCGCACGGGAGATCGCGCGCTGCCGCGAACTGACCGACAGGCCGTTCGGCGTCAACCTCACCATCCTGCCCACCATCGAGCCGGTGCCGTACGACGACTACCGGGCCGTCATCATCGACTCGGGCGTGAAGGTCGTGGAGACCGCGGGCAGCAACCCCGCACCGCACCTGCCGGCGTTCCGGCGGGCCGGGGTGAAGGTCGTGCACAAGGCCGTCGCCGTCCGGCACGCGCTCAAGGCGGAGGCACTCGGCGTCGACGCCGTCAGCATCGACGGGTTCGAGTGTGCCGGGCACCCCGGCCAGGACGACGTCCCCGGCCTCGTCCTGATCCCGGCCGCCGCCCGCAGGCTGCGTATTCCGATCATCGCGTCCGGAGGCTTCGCCACCGGCGCCGGTCTCGTCGCGGCCCTGGCACTCGGGGCGTGCGCGATCAACATGGGAACCCGGTTCGAGGCGACCGAGGAGGCGCCGGTCCACCCGAACGTGAAGGCCCGGATCGTCGCGAACGACGAGCGCGGCACCCAGATCGTCTTCCGGGAGTTCGGCAACACCGCCCGGGTGGCGCGCAACGCGGTCTCGCAGGACATCGCCCGCATCGGCGCGCGCCCCGGGGCCGCCTTCTCCGACGTCGCCGAACTCGCCTCAGGGAAACGGGGCAGGCAGCGGGTACTGCGCGAGGGCGACGTCGAGGGCGGCATGTGGTGGGCCGGCCAGGCACAGGGACTCATCGACAGCGTGGAGAGCTGCGAGACGGTGGTCAGCACCATCGTGGCGGACGCCGAGGACATCGTCCGCGACCGCCTCCGGCGACAACTCGCGCCCACGGAAGCGAAATTGGTCTAG
- a CDS encoding cellulose binding domain-containing protein, which translates to MTSTWGAGFEGGYTVTNRSTHTVSSWTITFTLPATEAVTSSWNGTLTHSGAQYTITSPPGRLRSPPATPRPSSAWTSATAARSSRRTPV; encoded by the coding sequence ATCACCTCCACCTGGGGTGCCGGCTTCGAGGGCGGCTACACGGTCACCAACAGGTCGACCCACACGGTCAGTTCATGGACCATCACCTTCACCCTGCCCGCCACCGAGGCCGTCACCAGTTCGTGGAACGGCACGCTCACCCACAGCGGGGCGCAGTACACGATCACCTCCCCACCTGGGAGGCTCCGCTCGCCCCCGGCGACTCCGCGCCCGTCGTCGGCATGGACTTCAGCTACAGCGGCTCGGTCGTCCCGCCGAACGCCTGTCTGA
- a CDS encoding glycosyl hydrolase family 18 protein gives MVGYRVYEGSSVIATTSGTGTTFTVSGLLAGSSHSFTVTALDDSNNESAHSATLTATAGSGTTPGVAAPFIDLGAYPTPNLTQIATNTGLRQFSLGFITAGSTGCNASWFNSFDPGAAWDRADFDALRAMGGDVRPSFGGEAGTELALACTSTTALQAQYQKVVDAYALDRVDFDIEGAATVDHASIDRRSTAVAAVQAAQRAKGRDLKVTLTLPVLPSGLTADGLYILDSAKSHNLNVDTVNLMAMDYGDSAAPNPSGKMGSYAIQAATSTRAQIASVWPNLTTAQTWAMVGLTRCSVRTTPPARCSPSPTRSRCSPSPARTTWASWASGTSPATGTPAPVP, from the coding sequence GTGGTCGGCTACCGGGTCTACGAGGGCAGCAGCGTCATCGCCACCACCTCCGGCACCGGCACCACCTTCACGGTGAGCGGCCTGCTCGCCGGCAGCAGTCACAGCTTCACGGTGACCGCGCTCGACGACTCCAACAACGAGTCGGCGCACTCCGCGACGCTCACCGCGACCGCGGGCAGCGGCACGACTCCCGGCGTGGCGGCCCCCTTCATCGACCTCGGCGCCTACCCGACGCCGAACCTCACGCAGATCGCCACGAACACCGGGCTGCGGCAGTTCTCGCTCGGCTTCATCACCGCCGGGTCGACCGGCTGCAACGCCAGCTGGTTCAACTCCTTCGACCCGGGCGCGGCCTGGGACCGGGCGGACTTCGACGCGCTGCGCGCGATGGGCGGTGACGTACGTCCGTCCTTCGGCGGCGAGGCGGGCACCGAACTGGCCCTCGCCTGCACCAGCACGACCGCCCTCCAGGCGCAGTACCAGAAGGTCGTGGACGCCTACGCCCTGGACCGCGTGGACTTCGACATCGAGGGCGCCGCGACCGTCGACCACGCCTCGATCGACCGGCGCTCGACAGCCGTCGCCGCCGTCCAGGCCGCGCAACGCGCCAAGGGCCGCGACCTCAAGGTCACGCTCACCCTCCCGGTCCTGCCCAGCGGCCTGACCGCGGACGGCCTCTACATCCTCGACTCCGCCAAGTCGCACAACCTGAACGTCGACACCGTCAACCTGATGGCCATGGACTACGGCGACAGCGCCGCGCCCAACCCGTCCGGGAAGATGGGCAGTTACGCCATCCAGGCCGCGACCTCGACCCGCGCCCAGATCGCCTCGGTGTGGCCGAACCTCACCACCGCCCAGACCTGGGCCATGGTCGGACTCACCCGATGCTCGGTCAGAACGACACCGCCAGCGAGGTGTTCACCGTCGCCGACGCGCAGCAGGTGCTCACCTTCGCCCGCCAGAACCACCTGGGCGAGCTGGGCTTCTGGGACGTCACCCGCGACGGGAACGCCTGCACCGGTGCCCTGA
- a CDS encoding LysR family transcriptional regulator, whose protein sequence is MQLDLNLLAALDALLEEGSVAGAADRLHVTAPAMSRSLGRIRRTTGDQILVRTGRTMTPTPYAIAVREQVHDLLQQVRGVLAPSRELDLATLERTFTLRWHDALVALSGPALLTAVREQAPGVRLRFIAESSIDTPELRRGEVDLAANADRPTAPEIHADRVAETQQVVVVRRGHPLTRVKTVTAARYAAADHVSVSRRGRLANRLDDALARLDLTRRVVVTAPTESAAFEFARRSDLVVTAPEPTARSAAADLGMVQLPLPLDLPPATVYLSWHQRYDTDPAHIWLRDLARTALTGAVSGEGRTGR, encoded by the coding sequence ATGCAACTGGATCTGAATCTGCTCGCCGCGCTCGACGCTCTCCTTGAGGAGGGCAGCGTGGCCGGCGCAGCCGACCGCCTGCATGTCACCGCCCCCGCGATGAGCCGCAGCCTCGGCCGGATCCGGCGTACGACGGGGGATCAGATCCTGGTGCGCACCGGACGCACGATGACCCCGACGCCGTACGCGATCGCCGTGCGGGAACAGGTGCACGACCTGCTCCAGCAGGTCCGGGGTGTGCTGGCGCCGAGCCGTGAACTCGACCTGGCGACGCTGGAGCGCACCTTCACGCTCCGCTGGCACGACGCGCTGGTCGCCCTCAGCGGACCCGCGCTGCTGACCGCCGTGCGCGAGCAGGCCCCCGGCGTGCGGCTGCGCTTCATCGCGGAATCGAGCATCGACACACCAGAGTTGCGCCGCGGCGAGGTCGACCTCGCCGCGAACGCCGACCGCCCGACCGCACCCGAGATCCACGCCGACCGGGTGGCCGAGACCCAGCAGGTCGTCGTCGTACGGCGAGGGCACCCGCTCACCCGCGTCAAGACCGTCACCGCCGCGCGGTACGCCGCGGCGGACCACGTCAGCGTCTCGCGGCGCGGCAGGCTCGCGAACCGCCTCGACGACGCTCTCGCACGCCTCGATCTCACGCGACGTGTGGTGGTCACCGCACCCACGGAAAGCGCCGCGTTCGAGTTCGCGCGGCGCTCCGATCTCGTCGTCACCGCCCCCGAGCCCACGGCACGTTCGGCCGCCGCGGACCTCGGAATGGTCCAACTCCCGCTCCCGCTCGACCTTCCACCGGCCACGGTCTACCTGTCGTGGCATCAGCGCTACGACACCGACCCCGCCCACATCTGGCTACGAGACCTGGCGCGGACCGCGTTGACCGGTGCGGTGAGCGGGGAGGGCCGGACGGGACGGTGA
- a CDS encoding 3'(2'),5'-bisphosphate nucleotidase CysQ — translation MPEAIQDPAVTSDADLLAQTETAVRTAGAALRDRFGDVVPYRTFDELMHALAGNDDAVLDILRPRLTALRPDARWVEEELDGGSLPAGEWWVVDPAEGNVNHLHGLPEWAVTATLVRDNRPVLTVVHLPLTGETYTALVGAGAHLDGRPLRVSRTPELGLSIVATSQARPDEDEKVVRRVGASITEMLVGALVVRTSVPATLHLVNVAAGRIEAFWQFAGARADLLPGALLVTEAGGRITDVEGHPWTPESASFLAAAPGVHADAVATLSPVAH, via the coding sequence ATGCCCGAAGCCATACAGGACCCCGCCGTCACCTCCGACGCCGACCTGCTCGCGCAGACCGAGACCGCCGTACGTACGGCGGGTGCGGCTCTGCGGGACCGCTTCGGGGACGTCGTCCCGTACCGGACCTTCGACGAACTGATGCACGCGCTCGCCGGCAACGACGACGCGGTTCTCGACATCCTGCGCCCCCGCCTCACGGCCCTGCGCCCGGACGCCCGCTGGGTGGAGGAGGAGTTGGACGGGGGCTCTCTCCCGGCCGGCGAATGGTGGGTGGTGGACCCGGCCGAGGGCAACGTCAACCATCTGCACGGCCTGCCGGAGTGGGCGGTGACCGCGACCCTCGTGCGAGACAACCGGCCGGTGCTCACCGTGGTCCATCTGCCGCTGACCGGCGAGACGTACACCGCGCTCGTGGGCGCCGGCGCCCACCTCGACGGCCGGCCGCTGCGCGTGTCCCGGACCCCGGAACTCGGTCTGAGCATCGTCGCCACGAGCCAGGCGAGGCCGGACGAGGACGAGAAGGTCGTGCGGCGCGTCGGCGCGTCGATCACCGAGATGCTCGTCGGCGCGCTCGTGGTGCGGACGTCCGTGCCCGCCACCCTGCACCTGGTGAACGTCGCCGCCGGCCGGATCGAGGCCTTCTGGCAGTTCGCCGGAGCCCGCGCGGACCTGCTTCCCGGGGCCCTGCTCGTCACCGAGGCCGGCGGACGGATCACTGACGTCGAGGGTCACCCCTGGACTCCGGAGAGCGCGAGTTTCCTGGCCGCCGCACCCGGCGTGCACGCCGACGCGGTCGCCACGCTCTCCCCCGTTGCGCACTGA
- a CDS encoding NADPH-dependent F420 reductase: MSDITVLGGGRVGGGLATALTRAGHEVTVATRSPGATADAVRTARIVINATPGAGSLERLAALRTELRGKILVDVSNATVDGPDGLPADLLYPGSSLAERLQEALPETLVVKTLNTMLHSVMTAPATLAQPPTAFLSGTDPEAKQIVRGLLLDLGWRQEWITDLGGIETARAVEAAILFVPHVIRAGGFAPFAISIAR, encoded by the coding sequence ATGAGTGACATCACCGTTCTTGGCGGCGGCCGCGTCGGCGGCGGCCTGGCCACCGCGCTCACCCGGGCCGGGCACGAGGTGACCGTGGCGACCCGCTCGCCGGGCGCCACCGCGGACGCCGTACGGACAGCGCGTATCGTCATCAACGCCACACCCGGCGCGGGCTCACTGGAGAGGCTCGCCGCACTGCGCACGGAGCTCCGGGGCAAGATCCTCGTGGACGTCTCCAACGCCACCGTCGACGGACCGGACGGCCTGCCCGCCGACCTGCTCTACCCCGGCTCAAGCCTCGCGGAGCGACTCCAGGAGGCGCTGCCCGAAACGCTCGTCGTCAAGACGCTCAACACGATGCTTCATTCGGTGATGACCGCGCCCGCCACGCTCGCTCAGCCGCCCACCGCGTTTCTCTCCGGCACGGACCCGGAGGCCAAGCAGATCGTGCGCGGACTTCTCCTGGACCTCGGCTGGCGGCAGGAGTGGATCACCGACCTCGGCGGGATCGAGACCGCCCGCGCTGTCGAGGCCGCGATCCTCTTCGTACCGCACGTGATCCGGGCCGGCGGATTCGCGCCCTTCGCGATCTCGATCGCCCGCTGA
- a CDS encoding Stf0 family sulfotransferase, translating into MVLRYRTNGPEFDFPPFTGLPPVRYVLASTPRCGSNMLARALWHTGLAGFAEDYFADAFVLDYFERWGFDSGDPRELAAGYVRRLMTCRTSPNGVFGLRIHAGHLAGLEVDPYDILRAPRYIWIQRRDRLRQAVSYTMAEQTGVWILDGTFLPEGDARAAPRYRYEEVLRHLRMLDRDASVWEDYFERHEVVPHTVVYEDMVANYEAGLLSCLDFLGVGAPASVPAPGIRRQADELTEEWVERFLRDRRAERPAS; encoded by the coding sequence ATGGTGCTGCGCTATCGGACCAACGGTCCGGAGTTCGACTTCCCGCCCTTCACCGGTCTGCCGCCGGTGCGCTACGTGCTCGCGTCGACACCCCGGTGCGGCAGCAACATGCTCGCCCGCGCCCTGTGGCACACCGGGCTGGCCGGTTTCGCCGAGGACTACTTCGCCGACGCCTTCGTGCTGGACTACTTCGAGCGGTGGGGATTCGACTCCGGCGATCCGCGGGAGTTGGCGGCGGGCTACGTGCGGCGGCTGATGACATGCCGGACCAGTCCCAACGGCGTGTTCGGGCTGCGGATCCACGCGGGGCACCTCGCCGGCCTGGAGGTCGACCCGTACGACATTCTCCGGGCACCCCGGTACATCTGGATCCAGCGCAGGGACCGGTTGCGGCAGGCCGTGTCCTACACCATGGCCGAGCAGACCGGTGTGTGGATCCTGGACGGGACCTTTCTGCCGGAGGGCGACGCCCGTGCCGCGCCGCGATACCGGTACGAGGAAGTGCTCCGGCATCTGCGGATGCTCGACCGCGATGCCTCGGTCTGGGAGGACTACTTCGAGCGCCACGAGGTCGTCCCGCACACCGTCGTCTACGAGGACATGGTCGCGAACTACGAGGCAGGCCTGCTGAGTTGCCTGGACTTCCTCGGTGTCGGAGCGCCCGCGTCGGTGCCGGCTCCGGGGATCAGGCGTCAGGCCGACGAGTTGACGGAGGAATGGGTCGAGAGGTTCCTACGGGATCGTCGTGCTGAGCGGCCAGCGTCGTAG